The Halomicronema hongdechloris C2206 genome includes a window with the following:
- a CDS encoding WecB/TagA/CpsF family glycosyltransferase yields the protein MADYIPKIEIIGSPVTALTFTQQMQQIVSWAQARSSRCVCVANVHMLMEAYWRSDLKDILRQADIVSPDGTPLVWMMRLIGAPRQDRVAGFDILEAIAKRCSNTEVSLFFVGSEQHVLDKMRQRLLRDFPNVTIAGMQPLPFRPLTRAEDSDLIEQINNSGAGIVFVSLGCPKQEYWMGQHRGKISAVMVGLGGAFSVYARIHKRAPRFIRDLGLEWFYRLIQEPKRLWKRYSATIPPFLWLAIKQLWGRRRAQKISETKSAG from the coding sequence ATGGCTGACTACATCCCTAAAATTGAGATCATTGGCTCCCCGGTCACAGCCCTTACCTTTACTCAGCAGATGCAGCAAATCGTCTCTTGGGCCCAAGCCCGATCCAGTCGATGTGTGTGCGTGGCCAATGTGCATATGCTGATGGAAGCCTATTGGCGAAGTGATCTGAAAGATATTTTAAGACAAGCCGATATCGTCAGCCCCGACGGCACACCCTTGGTGTGGATGATGCGACTAATAGGGGCTCCACGCCAAGATCGAGTGGCGGGTTTCGATATCTTAGAAGCGATCGCAAAACGTTGTTCTAACACGGAGGTCAGTCTTTTCTTCGTGGGCTCCGAGCAGCATGTTCTAGATAAAATGCGACAACGGTTGCTGCGGGATTTCCCCAACGTCACCATCGCTGGCATGCAACCCTTACCCTTTCGCCCCCTCACTCGAGCAGAGGACAGCGACCTGATTGAGCAAATCAATAACAGTGGGGCTGGCATCGTCTTTGTCTCCCTAGGCTGCCCTAAGCAGGAGTATTGGATGGGCCAGCATCGGGGCAAAATTTCGGCGGTTATGGTTGGGTTGGGCGGTGCGTTCTCAGTCTATGCCAGGATACATAAACGAGCCCCTCGTTTCATTCGAGACTTAGGCCTAGAGTGGTTCTATCGGCTTATCCAAGAACCGAAGCGTCTGTGGAAACGATACAGCGCCACGATCCCTCCCTTCCTATGGTTAGCGATAAAACAGCTTTGGGGTCGTCGCCGTGCTCAGAAAATATCAGAGACTAAGAGCGCCGGTTAG
- a CDS encoding SH3 domain-containing protein — translation MRGLFLGLTKVMLGIVVALLLMSLAGVVTVRYFMARLAVQPPKPIFENDTPIRSNPESVTTAALPADSTPAIATASPTPDPSASPEGYEAIIVQPIGMVLREGPGTTFQRAGGIDYNETVIVLEESADQEWMRVRLPDTGQEGWIKSGNTRRLD, via the coding sequence ATGAGGGGGTTATTTCTCGGACTGACCAAGGTCATGTTGGGGATTGTGGTGGCCTTACTATTGATGTCGTTAGCCGGAGTCGTGACGGTCCGATACTTTATGGCTCGGCTGGCTGTACAACCTCCTAAGCCTATTTTTGAGAATGATACGCCGATTCGATCGAATCCAGAATCTGTAACGACTGCTGCCCTTCCTGCGGATTCCACTCCTGCGATCGCAACGGCCTCTCCCACCCCAGACCCCAGTGCTTCCCCAGAGGGATACGAGGCAATCATCGTCCAACCCATCGGCATGGTGTTGCGAGAGGGACCAGGGACTACCTTTCAGCGAGCTGGCGGTATTGACTATAACGAAACCGTGATCGTCTTAGAAGAAAGTGCTGATCAAGAGTGGATGCGGGTGAGACTGCCAGATACCGGCCAAGAAGGGTGGATTAAGTCGGGAAATACGCGTCGCCTTGACTAA